One genomic window of Halorhabdus sp. CBA1104 includes the following:
- a CDS encoding succinate dehydrogenase hydrophobic membrane anchor subunit → MAEYYSSFESGGWSWFLQRITAVVLIGTLAFHFFLLHFVNHAAEITLAGTQARMSQFGYFLTMIVFLITATFHGVNGVYNALVNQGISGTQKRVARFGLSLAGLLLIVQGFRVAIAMAGISL, encoded by the coding sequence ATGGCGGAATACTACTCTTCGTTCGAATCCGGTGGGTGGAGTTGGTTCCTCCAACGGATCACGGCTGTCGTCTTGATCGGCACGCTTGCCTTTCACTTCTTCCTGTTGCACTTCGTCAACCACGCTGCCGAGATCACGCTTGCAGGTACCCAAGCCCGGATGAGTCAGTTCGGGTACTTCCTGACGATGATCGTGTTTCTCATCACTGCGACGTTCCACGGCGTCAATGGCGTGTACAACGCGCTGGTCAACCAGGGCATCTCGGGAACACAAAAGCGCGTCGCCCGCTTTGGCCTCTCGCTTGCTGGTCTGCTGTTGATCGTCCAGGGATTCCGCGTGGCAATCGCAATGGCGGGGATT
- the sdhC gene encoding succinate dehydrogenase, cytochrome b556 subunit: protein MAQTYDRGAVEDVGRWREFSAGMWAWVLHKFTGWVLVGYLFTHIAVLSTAIGADPAAAPQDLYTTTLSGLEDLLIVRLLEVGLLAVAVFHMLNGIRLLFIDLGLGLERQDLSFYVSLIVTGAIAVASVPTFLAGV from the coding sequence ATGGCACAAACGTACGACCGTGGGGCCGTCGAGGACGTCGGTCGCTGGCGGGAGTTTTCCGCCGGGATGTGGGCGTGGGTCCTCCACAAGTTCACCGGCTGGGTGCTCGTCGGCTACCTGTTTACACACATCGCCGTGTTGAGTACTGCTATCGGCGCTGACCCGGCTGCCGCGCCCCAGGATCTGTACACCACGACGCTCTCGGGGCTCGAAGACCTCTTGATCGTGCGACTGCTCGAAGTCGGGTTGCTCGCCGTTGCGGTCTTTCACATGCTCAACGGCATTCGACTCTTGTTCATCGACTTGGGGCTCGGACTCGAGCGCCAGGATCTGAGCTTCTACGTCTCGTTGATCGTCACGGGTGCAATCGCCGTCGCCAGTGTCCCAACGTTCCTTGCGGGGGTGTGA